Proteins from one Tetrapisispora phaffii CBS 4417 chromosome 8, complete genome genomic window:
- the MIM1 gene encoding Mim1p (similar to Saccharomyces cerevisiae MIM1 (YOL026C); ancestral locus Anc_7.119), with protein sequence MEKDGQPQQLVRFVRSCSINLLLPFINGLMLGFGELFAHEISWRYSIFRRENKGYRVFPERRVEEERKSAFI encoded by the coding sequence ATGGAAAAGGACGGTCAACCACAGCAGCTAGTGAGATTTGTCAGATCGTGTTCGATCAACCTGTTATTACCGTTTATCAATGGTCTAATGCTTGGCTTTGGTGAGCTGTTTGCTCATGAGATCAGTTGGAGATACAGCATCTTCAGAAGAGAAAATAAAGGTTATAGGGTCTTTCCAGAAAGACgtgttgaagaagaaagaaaaagcgcgtttatataa
- the MDM38 gene encoding ribosome-binding protein MDM38 (similar to Saccharomyces cerevisiae MDM38 (YOL027C); ancestral locus Anc_7.116), producing MLLCCSLTTTFHLCRTLDHHWLIALSSTITTMFSRGLATLSKNRIGIKSTAAVQLCLDNCIPYSTHNALLYNTLASTAVRNRYLGVRLYSTPPSTEQKKEKPPLMQRIKHEVKHYVNGTKLLGYEIKVSTKLLIKFSQGYELTRREQNQLKRTISDVFRLIPFSAFVIIPFAELLLPIALKIFPNLLPSTYESVTDKDQKRVKLLETRRKTSKFLHETLEESNLLNYNSIENVEKRKIFISFFKKLYNSKNDSSIKFEHEEIMTIANMFKNDTVLDNLSRPQLMAICKFMSITPFGNDNLLRYQIRYKLKSIMHDDIIIDYEGVKSLSPEELHQACVSRGIKAFGTSQEELTNTLSVWLHLRLKEKVPSVLMMLSSTYVYGGKSVEDISSKIIKKSPSSTKSAPVSDTTKSAATYNELLELYYEGILQVLSSIPDPVYNVAKLDVTESKSEAAEQKAAEKSQKNVQPSPTETAAPQTAKTSTPSKPSPAAAETTATPSGAKDTVSTKSGKKPEGVETVPELKTEAKLVTPKLANKDVKVVASAPTGSKTEEDPESADSSAFKLRVLKEQDELIKKEEDELRARKVREQIADDINLDDVEKEAVPPKTEQPKNNKKNECR from the coding sequence ATGCTTTTGTGTTGTTCACTCACGACTACTTTTCATCTTTGTCGCACCCTAGACCACCATTGGCTAATTGCTCTCTCCTCGACCATTACTACAATGTTCTCCAGAGGCCTAGCCACACTGTCCAAGAATAGGATCGGAATTAAATCAACAGCTGCAGTTCAACTATGTTTGGATAACTGCATTCCCTACAGCACTCACAACGCCCTTCTTTACAACACGCTCGCCTCTACTGCCGTCCGCAACAGGTACTTGGGTGTCAGATTATACTCGACTCCTCCATCCACAGAGcagaagaaagaaaagcCTCCTTTGATGCAAAGAATTAAACATGAGGTCAAACACTACGTAAACGGTACTAAACTGTTAGGCTATGAGATCAAAGTCTCAACGAAACTGCTAATAAAGTTCAGTCAAGGTTACGAATTGACGAGAAGAGAgcaaaatcaattgaagagAACCATCAGTGACGTATTCAGATTGATCCCATTTTCTGCTTTCGTCATCATTCCATTCGCTGAATTGTTGTTACCGATTGCTCTTAAGATATTCCCAAATTTGTTACCTTCGACTTACGAGAGTGTCACTGATAAGGATCAAAAAAGGGTGAAATTGTTAGAAACTAGAAGAAAAACATCTAAATTTTTACATGAAACTTTAGAAGAATCAAACTTATTGAACTACAACTCAATCGaaaatgttgaaaaaagaaaaatctttataagcttcttcaaaaaattgtaTAACTCTAAAAATGATTCCTCTATCAAATTTGAACATGAAGAAATCATGACTATCGCAAATATGTTTAAAAATGACACAGTGttagataatttatcaagACCTCAGTTGATGGCCATATGTAAGTTCATGTCTATTACTCCATTCGGGAACGATAATTTATTACGTTATCAAATTCGTTACAAattgaaatcaattatGCATGATGATATCATTATTGATTACGAAGGTGTCAAGTCGTTGTCTCCTGAGGAATTACATCAGGCATGTGTCTCCAGAGGTATTAAAGCCTTCGGTACTTCCCAAGAGGAATTAACAAATACTTTAAGTGTTTGGTTACACTTAAGgttaaaagaaaaagtcCCTTCAGTTTTGATGATGTTATCATCTACTTATGTATATGGTGGTAAATCTGTAGAAgatatttcttcaaaaattattaaaaagtcACCATCTTCTACTAAATCAGCTCCTGTTTCCGATACAACAAAGAGTGCAGCCACGTACAATGAGTTATTAGAATTATACTATGAAGGTATTTTACAAGTTTTATCTTCCATCCCTGACCCTGTCTACAATGTTGCTAAGTTAGATGTTACAGAGTCTAAATCTGAGGCTGCTGAACAAAAGGCTGCCGAAAAATCCCAAAAGAATGTTCAACCATCTCCAACCGAGACTGCAGCTCCTCAAACTGCGAAAACATCCACTCCTTCTAAGCCTTCGCCTGCTGCAGCAGAGACCACCGCCACTCCATCTGGTGCTAAGGACACTGTCTCGACCAAATCTGGTAAGAAACCAGAGGGCGTCGAAACCGTTCCTGAATTAAAGACCGAAGCGAAATTAGTTACTCCTAAATTAGCTAACAAAGATGTTAAGGTTGTTGCATCGGCTCCAACTGGATCTAAAACAGAAGAAGATCCTGAGTCAGCTGATTCTAGCGCATTCAAACTACGTGTCTTGAAGGAACAAGATGAATTGATCAAAAAGGAAGAAGACGAACTGAGGGCAAGAAAGGTGAGAGAACAAATAGCTGATGACATTAATTTAGATGATGTCGAAAAGGAAGCCGTTCCGCCAAAGACAGAACAGCcaaagaataataaaaaaaatgagtgcagataa
- the YAP7 gene encoding Yap7p (similar to Saccharomyces cerevisiae YAP5 (YIR018W) and YAP7 (YOL028C); ancestral locus Anc_7.115), with amino-acid sequence MNNQNTKFPKLEPKVPLANNLYSLNLQFSRDCVLPARPTSTRKGGSINKVAQESQKLSKDKSKMETLTSPESDKNDDIDDTELKRKRKLNREAQRAFRERKSLRMEQLKDTIERLQDSIDMWEKKFKKCQGELRRLRKENLNFKKEHIALKSSLEELKTIKTKEGFTGVLGLPKTHDPLIGDLINNFKPMDAISLKNKNKETYSKRANDRKPSTLNSLKSREKVSLSVPRCGLCTDESFCVCSQLSDPVVARTNNERKQTTIDATPAADTLSKLTCSSNPASCSKCADIDRSCIGTNSNGVGEAPNLPEPVSESKDNGHVKDTRELVQDCKDLDYIEIQLSYMPKKKKGFESCHGIY; translated from the coding sequence atgaataaCCAAAATACCAAGTTCCCAAAATTAGAACCTAAGGTTCCGTTAGCTAATAACCTctattcattaaatttacaattCTCTAGGGACTGTGTCCTTCCTGCTAGACCAACTAGTACCAGAAAAGGTGGATCGATTAATAAGGTGGCACAGGAATCACAGAAATTATCCAAAGATAAAAGTAAAATGGAAACTCTAACCTCACCAGAAAgtgataaaaatgatgatattgatgacACTGAATtaaagagaaaaagaaagttgAATAGAGAAGCGCAAAGAGCATTTAGGGAAAGGAAAAGTTTGAGGATGGAGCAGCTTAAAGATACAATCGAAAGATTACAAGATAGTATAGATATGTGGGAGAAAAAGTTTAAAAAGTGTCAAGGTGAATTAAGAAGgttaagaaaagaaaatcttaattttaaaaaggAACATATTGCTTTAAAAAGTTCATTAGAAGAGttgaaaacaattaaaacaaaGGAAGGTTTTACTGGTGTTCTAGGGTTACCGAAGACACATGATCCACTTATAGGagatttaataaataattttaaaccAATGGATGCAATctcattaaaaaataaaaataaggAAACTTATTCAAAAAGAGCAAATGACAGGAAACCCTCaactttaaattcattaaaatctaGAGAAAAAGTGTCTTTGTCAGTTCCTAGATGTGGGTTGTGTACAGATGAAAGTTTTTGTGTTTGCTCGCAGCTATCAGACCCTGTTGTAGCTCGGACCAATAATGAAAGGAAGCAAACTACAATAGATGCTACGCCTGCAGCTGACACTTTGTCTAAGCTTACCTGTTCCTCTAATCCTGCTTCATGTTCGAAATGTGCAGATATTGATAGGTCATGCATTGGGACAAACTCAAATGGCGTAGGTGAGGCACCGAACTTACCTGAACCAGTCTCTGAAAGCAAAGATAATGGGCATGTAAAAGACACAAGAGAACTTGTACAGGATTGCAAGGATCTCGATTATATAGAGATACAACTTTCATATATGcctaaaaagaaaaaaggTTTTGAAAGTTGTCATGGTATATATTAA